The following proteins are co-located in the Gossypium hirsutum isolate 1008001.06 chromosome A02, Gossypium_hirsutum_v2.1, whole genome shotgun sequence genome:
- the LOC121214865 gene encoding uncharacterized protein has product MCLSTTSLSEKQRHFVSKVSFPSKITHLSRMGRRWHQCFILIAAVSKHFLRGYVGIHSSGFRNLLLKLELLRSIVDSGFEHPSEGKVLNSCLMLTFVNSMN; this is encoded by the exons ATGTGCTTGTCAACTACTAGTTTGAGTGAAAAACAAAGACATTTTGTGAGCAAAGTGTCCTTTCCTTCTAAGAT AACACATTTATCCAGGATGGGAAGGAGATGGCATCAGTGCTTTATACTTATCGCAGCTGTGTCAAAGCACTTCCTCAG GGGGTATGTTGGAATTCACAGTTCGGGATTCAGAAACTTGCTACTGAAACTGGAGCTGCTTCGATCTATTGTGGATTCTGGTTTTGAACATCCTTCCGAAGGCAAAGTTTTAAACTCATGTCTGATGTTAACATTCGTGAATTCCATGAATTAA